Proteins co-encoded in one Planctomycetota bacterium genomic window:
- the metK gene encoding methionine adenosyltransferase, translating into MGRDGKWFFTSEAVCMGHPDKMCDQISDAILDAILKDDPEARVACETLVKTGFVLVAGEITTKTYVEVPEVVRQTIKEIGYDSSEIGFDYHTCGILTSISQQSADIDEAVSADSERGKELGAGDQGIMFGYATNETETYMPLPIDLARRICLRAAEVRQSGELPWLRPDGKAQVTIEYEGARPVRVHTVVCSLQHSPNVTLKQIRAEVIERIVRPILPPGLVDKNVIYHINPSGRFVIGGPQGDCGMTGRKIIADTYGGMGHHGGGAFSGKDPTKVDRSASYAARHAAKNVVAAGLADRCEIQLAYAIGVAHPLAVFVDTFGTGKISSEKLEKIVQELFDFRPARIIDYYNLRRPIYKNTARYGHVGVDRPECTWEKLEKVEALRRAAGFRADSKKTARK; encoded by the coding sequence ATGGGCAGGGACGGTAAGTGGTTCTTCACGTCCGAGGCGGTCTGCATGGGCCACCCGGACAAAATGTGCGACCAGATCTCCGACGCGATCCTCGACGCGATCCTCAAGGACGATCCGGAGGCGCGCGTGGCGTGCGAAACGCTCGTCAAGACCGGCTTCGTCCTCGTGGCCGGCGAAATTACCACGAAGACCTACGTGGAAGTGCCGGAGGTCGTCCGCCAGACGATCAAGGAAATCGGCTACGACTCCAGCGAGATCGGCTTCGATTACCACACCTGCGGGATTCTCACGTCCATCTCCCAGCAGTCCGCCGACATCGACGAGGCCGTCAGCGCCGACAGCGAGCGCGGCAAGGAGCTGGGCGCGGGCGACCAGGGGATCATGTTCGGCTACGCCACCAACGAGACCGAAACCTACATGCCGCTGCCGATCGATCTGGCCCGCCGCATCTGCCTGAGGGCCGCGGAGGTGCGCCAGAGCGGCGAGCTTCCCTGGCTGCGGCCGGACGGCAAGGCGCAGGTGACGATCGAATACGAGGGCGCCCGGCCCGTCCGCGTCCACACCGTCGTCTGCTCGCTCCAGCACTCCCCGAACGTCACCCTCAAGCAGATCCGCGCCGAGGTCATCGAACGGATCGTCCGCCCGATCCTGCCGCCGGGACTCGTGGACAAGAACGTGATCTACCATATCAACCCCTCGGGACGGTTCGTCATCGGCGGCCCGCAGGGGGACTGCGGCATGACCGGCCGCAAGATCATCGCCGACACCTACGGGGGCATGGGGCACCATGGAGGCGGCGCCTTCAGCGGAAAGGATCCCACCAAGGTGGACCGCAGCGCCAGCTATGCCGCCCGGCACGCCGCCAAGAACGTCGTGGCCGCGGGCCTGGCCGACCGTTGCGAGATCCAGCTCGCCTATGCCATCGGCGTGGCCCATCCCCTGGCCGTGTTCGTGGACACGTTCGGGACCGGAAAGATTTCCTCCGAGAAACTCGAGAAGATCGTCCAGGAGCTTTTCGACTTCCGCCCGGCGCGGATCATCGACTACTACAATCTGCGACGGCCGATCTACAAGAACACGGCCCGCTACGGGCACGTGGGCGTGGACCGGCCCGAGTGCACCTGGGAGAAGCTCGAAAAGGTGGAGGCCCTCCGGCGCGCCGCCGGGTTCCGGGCCGATTCCAAGAAGACCGCCCGCAAATAG
- a CDS encoding RDD family protein: MGAAPPVPAVSEFYLRKRRLAYIFGGLSLALLAAQIQLSFVLETYDAPRASALEEGWGVIHRVRPAEGDGPAARLMLLDPSLRLRRTLALLGEATGVLAEGDEVTVFFGTRYSVLRGGDTVRGADLGQTWPVLDAVRDPARGQAWIFGAWERSVVARRRHLGRFSDEIRVAESGPVERLTASVDGDRGPLVAYRERGSSVVKTLLFDGASFVPRSEFVVGDAEHWDAVLDGDRVLLFSYHREDRTFREVALRVACCPGCDRPAPPERIAFTDSVLLLGKRVTGLAAATGPEEVLLVLARPTTAQAASVPRPTLRPPPGARLRPLGAEPLGLRMAAAFWPITMLFFSFSLIFLGFTLLRERSRFILERLRPAAREGPVPGEILQRAMAHVLDQMALYPIVWVVAEALNAVPETAALELSDPKTLALAGVWFGIRVAYHALLEGAFGWTIGKKIIGLKVVREDGGRAGFGRALVRNLPRPFDAEYPLGVFLGTSFLMATRRRQRPGDLWARTLVVQDLREEPVSSPRANSARRESSSAGS, from the coding sequence GTGGGCGCGGCGCCCCCCGTCCCGGCCGTTTCCGAGTTTTACCTCCGCAAGCGGCGACTGGCGTACATCTTCGGCGGCTTGAGCCTGGCGCTTCTGGCGGCGCAGATCCAGCTGAGCTTCGTCCTGGAGACGTACGACGCCCCGCGCGCCTCGGCCCTCGAGGAGGGCTGGGGGGTCATCCACCGCGTGCGGCCCGCCGAGGGAGACGGTCCGGCGGCGCGGCTGATGCTTCTGGATCCGTCCCTCCGGCTGCGGCGCACGCTCGCCCTCCTCGGGGAGGCCACGGGGGTCCTGGCCGAAGGGGACGAGGTCACCGTCTTCTTCGGCACGCGCTATTCGGTCCTGCGCGGAGGAGACACCGTGCGGGGCGCGGACCTGGGCCAGACCTGGCCGGTCCTGGACGCCGTGCGGGATCCCGCGCGGGGGCAGGCCTGGATCTTCGGCGCGTGGGAACGCTCGGTGGTGGCCCGCCGCCGGCACCTGGGACGCTTTTCCGACGAAATCCGCGTGGCCGAATCCGGCCCGGTGGAGCGTCTGACGGCCTCCGTGGACGGCGACCGGGGGCCGCTGGTGGCTTACCGGGAACGGGGATCGTCGGTCGTCAAGACGCTTCTTTTCGACGGCGCGTCCTTCGTTCCCCGCTCGGAGTTCGTCGTGGGCGACGCGGAACACTGGGACGCGGTGCTGGACGGCGATCGGGTGCTCCTGTTCTCGTACCACCGGGAAGACCGGACGTTCCGGGAGGTCGCCCTGCGGGTGGCCTGCTGTCCGGGGTGCGACCGCCCGGCTCCGCCCGAACGGATCGCCTTCACCGACTCGGTTCTTCTTCTCGGCAAGCGCGTGACGGGCCTGGCCGCCGCGACCGGTCCCGAAGAGGTGCTTCTCGTGCTCGCCCGGCCGACGACGGCGCAGGCGGCCTCCGTTCCTCGCCCGACGCTGCGGCCGCCGCCCGGGGCGCGGCTGCGCCCGCTGGGAGCCGAGCCCCTCGGGCTCCGGATGGCGGCGGCCTTCTGGCCGATCACGATGCTCTTTTTCTCCTTTTCGCTGATCTTCCTCGGGTTCACGCTCCTGCGGGAACGCAGCCGCTTCATCCTGGAACGCCTGCGGCCCGCGGCGCGGGAGGGTCCCGTGCCCGGCGAGATCCTCCAGCGCGCGATGGCTCATGTGCTCGATCAGATGGCGCTCTACCCGATCGTGTGGGTGGTGGCCGAGGCGCTCAACGCCGTGCCGGAAACGGCGGCGCTGGAACTTTCGGATCCGAAGACGCTGGCGCTGGCGGGCGTATGGTTCGGAATCCGGGTCGCCTACCACGCGCTCCTCGAAGGAGCGTTCGGCTGGACGATCGGCAAGAAGATCATCGGGCTCAAGGTGGTCCGGGAGGACGGCGGCCGCGCGGGCTTCGGGCGGGCGCTCGTGCGGAACCTCCCGCGGCCTTTCGACGCGGAGTACCCCCTCGGGGTGTTTCTGGGAACGTCGTTTCTCATGGCCACGCGGCGGCGCCAGCGGCCGGGCGATCTCTGGGCCCGCACGCTCGTGGTCCAGGACCTGAGGGAAGAGCCGGTCAGCTCGCCCCGCGCGAACTCAGCACGGCGGGAATCGTCTTCAGCAGGATCTTGA
- a CDS encoding glycosyltransferase N-terminal domain-containing protein, whose amino-acid sequence MGFLLDAGYVAAGVAAAPWVAFKLATDARWRHRPTERLGFVPRAPKGEPVLWVHAASVGEVNLVRPLVRRLRERHPRLRLHVTTLTRAGRENAESAFPGASVSYFPLDLSGAARRALRRVAPRAVVLVELEVWPNFVSECARAGVPVGIVNGRITERSFRRYRRFRALFGPAFRKLAAAGARDAEAAERLRALGVASVRVTGNLKYDAALDFDPEQVEPEWRALLGLGDAPVLVAGSTHDPEERILVETYRRLQATYPRLRLVLAPRHLERVPEVQKTVEAAGFRCYKRSQLSPGVPADGVLLLDTVGELARVYSVATAVFIGGTFCARGGQNMLEPAALGKPVVSGPSLSNFEEVARALVEAGGMRVLDNPIELALAIGELVRDPERARQAGARARAAVAAGRGALEATVDLVETELLKGRADDGQGR is encoded by the coding sequence ATGGGGTTTCTGCTGGACGCGGGGTACGTGGCGGCGGGCGTGGCGGCCGCCCCCTGGGTGGCCTTCAAGCTGGCCACGGACGCCCGCTGGCGCCACCGCCCGACCGAGCGCCTGGGGTTCGTCCCCCGCGCCCCGAAAGGAGAGCCGGTTCTCTGGGTCCATGCCGCCTCCGTGGGGGAAGTCAATCTCGTGCGACCTCTGGTGCGCCGCCTGCGGGAGCGGCACCCGCGCCTGCGCCTGCACGTGACGACGCTCACGCGCGCCGGTCGGGAGAACGCCGAAAGCGCTTTCCCCGGGGCCAGCGTCTCGTACTTCCCGCTCGACCTCTCCGGGGCCGCTCGCCGGGCGCTGCGGCGCGTGGCCCCCCGCGCCGTCGTCCTCGTGGAGCTGGAGGTCTGGCCGAACTTCGTCTCCGAGTGCGCCCGCGCGGGCGTGCCCGTGGGCATCGTCAACGGCCGGATCACCGAGCGTTCCTTCCGCCGGTACCGCCGGTTCCGCGCTCTCTTCGGGCCGGCCTTCCGGAAACTCGCCGCCGCGGGCGCCCGGGACGCCGAAGCCGCCGAGCGCCTGCGCGCCCTGGGAGTGGCGTCCGTGCGCGTCACCGGCAACCTCAAGTACGACGCGGCGCTGGACTTCGATCCGGAGCAGGTCGAACCGGAGTGGCGCGCCCTTCTGGGTCTGGGGGATGCTCCGGTGCTCGTGGCCGGCAGCACCCACGACCCCGAAGAGCGGATCCTGGTCGAGACGTACCGGCGTCTCCAGGCCACCTATCCCAGGCTCCGCCTCGTCCTGGCCCCGCGCCACCTCGAGCGCGTTCCGGAGGTCCAGAAAACGGTTGAAGCGGCCGGATTCCGATGTTATAAGAGGTCCCAATTGTCCCCCGGCGTCCCGGCGGACGGCGTTCTCCTTCTCGACACCGTGGGCGAACTGGCCCGCGTCTATTCCGTGGCGACGGCGGTTTTCATCGGCGGGACCTTCTGCGCCCGGGGCGGCCAGAACATGCTGGAGCCCGCGGCGCTCGGGAAACCCGTCGTCAGCGGGCCGAGCCTGTCGAACTTCGAGGAGGTGGCCCGCGCGCTCGTCGAGGCCGGCGGGATGAGGGTCCTCGACAACCCGATCGAGCTGGCGCTGGCGATCGGGGAGCTGGTGCGGGATCCGGAGCGGGCCCGCCAGGCGGGCGCCCGCGCCCGCGCGGCGGTCGCCGCCGGACGCGGGGCTCTCGAGGCCACGGTGGACCTCGTCGAGACGGAACTCTTGAAAGGACGGGCGGACGATGGGCAGGGACGGTAA
- the secA gene encoding preprotein translocase subunit SecA, which yields MEAVVEWVGKLLGRFFGTQNERALRRYWKLVREKINPLEPRMAELPDEAFPKMTRAFRERLGRGESLDDLLPEAFAAVREAARRAVRMRHFDVQLIGGAVLHEGKIAEMATGEGKTLVATLAAYLNALAGKGVHVVTVNDYLARRDTQWMGPVYDLLGVTVGCIQHDESFLYDRAYNPDPQDRLHNLRPCPRREAYAADITYGTNNEFGFDYLRDNMKFRKEDQVQRGHAYAIVDEVDSILIDEARTPLIISGPTDEATDKYYTADRVARRLTRGEEIVLEDRSKKHTGDFIVKEKEHIVFLTDQGVEKAEKLVGVPSFYTGENMEWPHFIETALKAHYLYQRDRDYVVKDGEVIIVDEFTGRMMPGRRWSDGLHQAVEAKEGLPIQQESQTYATITLQHYFKLYAKLAGMTGTAATEAMEFEKIYGLEVVVIPTNKPLRRVNLPDVVYGTEEEKFDAIEEEIVRLHATGRPILVGTTSIEKSEKLSERLKMRGIPHEVLNAKHHEKEAYIVARAGQRGAVTIATNMAGRGTDILLGPGVAEIGGLHILGTERHEARRVDNQLRGRAGRQGDPGSSQFFLSLEDDLFRKFAPPWMKGMLQKMGLRDGERIESPLVTRAIGRAQKNVENHNFDIRKNLVEYDQVRNEQRRVIYSLRQRILEGEDMRSTVLEMAGRRIADAVGRFFPRGGEPDPAGLSDWFRSKFGADPDLEGAERQGPEELAARLTEQADRIYRERETAVGRTELRRALSALARRTMPEHGDVARNFAEFARQVRQDFGVEVPEGLLRLPPPAMVDAVAETVEREKPEDVARAGAHTLRAIERFVLLSKIDEKWKDLLYHMDQLRDVIGMRGFAQQDPKLEYKRDATMFFQSMMEGIEEDVTSLVFRMTQVGADEARLARRWKAAEFRKDEIGQFALAPGGPNGDGAARGEEEKPRPVRAQKKPGRNEPCWCQSGKKYKKCHWPN from the coding sequence ATGGAAGCCGTCGTCGAGTGGGTCGGGAAGCTCCTGGGGCGCTTCTTCGGCACGCAGAACGAGCGGGCGCTCCGGCGCTACTGGAAGCTCGTGCGCGAGAAGATCAACCCCCTCGAGCCCCGGATGGCCGAGCTTCCGGACGAAGCCTTTCCCAAAATGACCCGCGCGTTCCGGGAGCGCCTGGGCCGCGGCGAGTCCCTGGACGATCTTTTGCCGGAAGCCTTCGCCGCCGTGCGCGAAGCCGCCCGCCGGGCCGTCCGCATGCGCCACTTCGACGTGCAGCTCATCGGCGGCGCGGTCCTCCACGAAGGCAAAATCGCCGAAATGGCCACGGGCGAAGGCAAGACCCTCGTGGCCACCCTGGCCGCCTACCTCAACGCCCTGGCGGGGAAGGGCGTCCACGTCGTCACCGTCAACGACTACCTGGCCCGGCGCGACACCCAGTGGATGGGCCCGGTGTACGACCTCCTGGGCGTCACCGTCGGCTGCATCCAGCACGACGAGTCCTTTCTCTACGATCGCGCGTACAACCCCGACCCCCAGGATCGCCTCCACAACCTGCGCCCCTGCCCCCGCCGCGAGGCCTACGCGGCCGACATCACCTACGGCACCAACAACGAGTTCGGCTTCGACTACCTGCGCGACAACATGAAGTTCCGCAAGGAGGACCAGGTCCAGCGCGGCCACGCGTACGCCATCGTGGACGAGGTGGACTCGATCCTCATCGACGAGGCCCGCACCCCCCTCATCATCAGCGGTCCCACCGACGAGGCCACCGACAAGTACTACACGGCGGATCGCGTCGCCCGCCGGCTCACCCGCGGCGAGGAGATCGTGCTCGAAGACCGCTCCAAGAAGCACACCGGCGATTTCATCGTGAAGGAAAAGGAGCACATCGTCTTCCTGACCGACCAGGGCGTCGAAAAGGCGGAGAAGCTCGTCGGAGTCCCCAGCTTCTACACCGGCGAAAACATGGAGTGGCCCCACTTCATCGAGACCGCCCTCAAGGCCCACTACCTCTACCAGCGGGACCGCGACTACGTCGTCAAGGACGGCGAGGTCATCATCGTGGACGAGTTCACCGGGCGCATGATGCCCGGGCGGCGCTGGAGCGACGGCCTGCACCAGGCCGTCGAGGCCAAGGAAGGGCTCCCCATCCAGCAGGAATCGCAGACCTACGCCACGATCACCCTTCAGCATTACTTCAAGCTTTACGCGAAACTCGCCGGCATGACCGGCACGGCCGCCACGGAGGCGATGGAGTTCGAGAAGATCTACGGCCTGGAGGTGGTCGTCATTCCCACGAACAAGCCGCTCCGGCGCGTCAATCTCCCGGACGTGGTCTACGGCACCGAGGAGGAGAAGTTCGACGCCATCGAGGAGGAGATCGTCCGCCTGCACGCCACGGGCCGTCCGATCCTCGTGGGGACGACCTCGATCGAGAAGTCCGAGAAGCTCTCGGAGCGGCTCAAGATGCGGGGGATCCCGCACGAGGTCCTCAACGCCAAGCATCACGAGAAGGAGGCGTACATCGTCGCGCGCGCCGGGCAGCGCGGCGCGGTCACCATCGCCACCAACATGGCCGGCCGCGGGACGGACATCCTCCTGGGACCGGGGGTCGCCGAGATCGGGGGCCTGCACATCCTGGGCACCGAGCGCCACGAGGCCCGCCGGGTGGACAACCAGCTCCGCGGCCGCGCGGGCCGCCAGGGGGACCCCGGCTCCTCGCAGTTCTTCCTCTCGCTCGAGGACGATCTCTTCCGGAAATTCGCCCCGCCCTGGATGAAGGGGATGCTTCAGAAGATGGGCCTGCGGGACGGCGAGCGGATCGAGTCGCCGCTGGTCACCCGGGCCATCGGACGCGCGCAGAAGAACGTGGAGAACCACAACTTCGACATCCGCAAGAATCTCGTTGAATACGACCAGGTGCGCAACGAGCAGCGCCGCGTCATCTACTCCCTCCGCCAGCGGATCCTCGAGGGCGAGGACATGCGCTCCACGGTTCTCGAGATGGCCGGCCGGCGGATCGCGGATGCCGTGGGGCGGTTCTTCCCGCGCGGCGGGGAGCCCGACCCCGCGGGGCTGTCCGACTGGTTCCGATCCAAGTTCGGGGCCGATCCGGACCTTGAAGGCGCCGAGCGCCAGGGGCCCGAGGAGCTGGCGGCCCGCCTGACGGAGCAGGCGGACCGGATCTACCGCGAGCGGGAGACCGCCGTGGGCCGGACCGAACTCCGCCGCGCGCTGTCGGCGCTGGCCCGCCGGACGATGCCCGAGCACGGCGACGTGGCGCGCAACTTCGCCGAGTTCGCCCGCCAGGTCCGCCAGGACTTCGGAGTGGAGGTGCCGGAAGGGCTCCTGCGCCTTCCGCCGCCCGCGATGGTGGACGCCGTCGCCGAGACCGTGGAACGCGAGAAGCCCGAGGACGTCGCCCGGGCGGGCGCCCACACGCTGCGCGCCATCGAGAGGTTCGTGCTTCTCTCCAAGATCGACGAGAAGTGGAAGGACCTCCTCTATCACATGGACCAGCTTCGGGACGTCATCGGCATGCGCGGCTTCGCGCAGCAGGACCCGAAGCTCGAGTACAAGCGCGACGCCACGATGTTCTTCCAGTCCATGATGGAAGGCATCGAAGAGGACGTCACCAGCCTCGTCTTCCGCATGACCCAGGTGGGCGCGGACGAGGCGCGCCTGGCGCGCCGGTGGAAGGCGGCGGAGTTCCGCAAGGACGAGATCGGCCAGTTCGCCCTGGCGCCGGGCGGGCCCAACGGGGACGGAGCCGCCCGCGGGGAGGAGGAGAAGCCCCGGCCGGTCCGCGCCCAGAAGAAGCCCGGCCGCAACGAGCCCTGCTGGTGCCAGTCGGGCAAGAAGTACAAGAAGTGTCACTGGCCGAATTAG
- a CDS encoding sugar transferase — MIARQRTLKALALTGADLALTATAFLAAMWLRSRLHRTFPEPFSWTAHLGLLPIVLAVWAPLLWRWGLHRAQRTDRPGLELWKVFQTVAAGGAVVTLVALVILRRFELSRAFLGLFLSLDFVLLALFRLAAVSVAHHQRKRGYDRIYVLVVGAGKAARRHLERLGAHPEWGVEVRGVLSEGPRLAVEAVGGAPVRGTLADLAEILRREVVDEVHFAVSRRTLERLDEAIRVCDDMGVTVRIVLGLLDRLHSRPALESLEGTPLLTLSSAPRDAGALLVKRVFDVVVSAVALVASSPILLAAALAIKITSPDGPIIFRQKRSGMNGRVFTLYKFRTMVPNAEALKASLEAKNEMDGPVFKIRNDPRVTRVGRILRKLSIDELPQLWNVLRGDMSIVGPRPPIPSEVERYERWQRRRLSMRPGITCIWQVSGRNNVDFKRWMEMDLEYIDNWSLALDFKILLKTIPAVLSSRGAS; from the coding sequence ATGATCGCCCGTCAACGCACGCTCAAGGCCCTCGCCCTGACGGGGGCCGATCTCGCCCTCACGGCGACGGCCTTCCTGGCGGCGATGTGGCTGCGCTCGCGCCTGCACCGGACGTTTCCGGAACCCTTCTCCTGGACGGCCCACCTGGGGCTTCTTCCGATCGTCCTGGCCGTGTGGGCTCCGCTCCTGTGGCGCTGGGGGCTCCACCGCGCGCAGCGCACCGATCGGCCCGGCCTGGAGCTGTGGAAGGTGTTCCAGACCGTGGCCGCGGGCGGCGCGGTCGTCACCCTCGTGGCCCTCGTCATTCTCCGGCGGTTCGAGCTGTCCCGCGCGTTTCTGGGGCTTTTCCTCTCCCTGGACTTCGTGCTTCTGGCGCTGTTCCGCCTGGCCGCCGTCTCCGTGGCCCATCACCAGCGCAAGCGCGGCTACGACCGGATCTACGTGCTGGTGGTGGGCGCCGGAAAGGCCGCGCGGAGACATCTCGAGCGCCTGGGCGCGCATCCCGAGTGGGGCGTCGAAGTCCGCGGGGTCCTCTCCGAAGGACCGCGCCTGGCCGTCGAGGCCGTCGGAGGCGCGCCCGTGCGGGGGACGCTGGCCGACCTCGCGGAGATCCTCCGCCGGGAGGTCGTGGACGAAGTGCATTTCGCCGTCTCGCGCCGCACTCTGGAGCGCCTGGACGAGGCGATCCGCGTCTGCGACGACATGGGCGTCACGGTTCGCATCGTCCTGGGGCTTCTGGATCGGCTCCATTCGCGGCCCGCGCTGGAGTCCCTCGAAGGAACCCCCCTTCTGACGCTTTCGTCGGCGCCCCGGGACGCCGGGGCCCTCCTCGTGAAGCGCGTCTTCGACGTCGTCGTCAGCGCCGTGGCGCTCGTGGCGTCCTCGCCGATCCTGCTGGCGGCCGCGCTGGCGATCAAGATCACCTCCCCGGACGGCCCGATCATCTTCCGGCAGAAGCGTTCCGGCATGAACGGGCGTGTTTTCACCCTCTACAAGTTCCGCACCATGGTTCCCAACGCCGAGGCCCTGAAGGCCTCCCTCGAGGCGAAAAACGAAATGGACGGGCCGGTCTTCAAGATCCGCAACGACCCGCGCGTCACGCGCGTGGGCCGGATCCTGCGGAAGCTCTCGATCGACGAGCTGCCCCAGCTCTGGAATGTGCTGCGGGGGGACATGTCGATCGTGGGGCCGCGGCCGCCCATCCCGTCGGAAGTCGAGCGCTACGAGCGGTGGCAGCGCCGGCGGCTGTCCATGCGCCCGGGAATCACCTGCATCTGGCAGGTCAGCGGCCGCAACAACGTGGACTTCAAGCGCTGGATGGAGATGGACCTGGAGTACATCGACAACTGGTCGCTCGCCCTGGACTTCAAGATCCTGCTGAAGACGATTCCCGCCGTGCTGAGTTCGCGCGGGGCGAGCTGA
- the ahcY gene encoding adenosylhomocysteinase has translation MGAKLAVPRRKTAAADVKDPSLAPRGRGRIEWADGQMPVLREIRARFEREKPLRGHRIAACLHVTTETANLMRTFTAGGAEVALCASNPLSTQDDTAASLVRDFGVPTFAIRGEDSRTYYRHIEQALDLKPTITLDDGADLVSTIHQKRTELIPGLIASMEETTTGVLRLRAMARDGALRIPVVSVNDAQTKFMFDNRYGTGQSTLDGILRATNILLAGRTFVVAGYGWCGRGVASRARGLGAKVVVTEVEPIRALEATMDGFVVLPMAEAARAGDVFCTLTGNKGVLRREHFQAMKDGAVVCNSGHFNVEIDLDDLRALARQVRRGVRENVDQYVLKDGRSIYVLGEGRLVNLACAEGHPAAVMDMSFATQALMAEWCVKNRDRLKVAVLDVPREVEQTVARLKLRTMGVSIDEMTPEQRRYVAEWREGT, from the coding sequence ATGGGAGCCAAACTCGCCGTGCCGCGCCGCAAGACCGCCGCCGCCGACGTCAAGGATCCGTCCCTGGCCCCCCGCGGCCGCGGCCGGATCGAATGGGCCGACGGGCAGATGCCCGTCCTGCGCGAAATCCGCGCCCGCTTCGAACGCGAAAAGCCCCTTCGCGGCCACCGCATCGCCGCCTGCCTGCACGTCACGACCGAGACGGCCAACCTGATGCGGACGTTCACGGCCGGCGGAGCCGAAGTCGCTCTCTGCGCCTCGAACCCCCTTTCGACGCAGGACGACACCGCGGCCAGCCTCGTGCGCGACTTCGGGGTGCCCACGTTCGCGATCCGCGGCGAGGATTCCCGCACCTACTACCGCCACATCGAGCAGGCGCTCGACCTCAAGCCCACGATCACGCTCGACGACGGGGCCGATCTCGTCAGCACGATCCACCAGAAGCGCACCGAGCTCATTCCCGGCCTGATCGCCTCGATGGAGGAAACCACGACCGGCGTGCTCCGCCTGCGCGCCATGGCCCGGGACGGGGCGCTCCGGATCCCCGTCGTCTCGGTCAACGACGCCCAGACGAAGTTCATGTTCGACAACCGGTACGGGACCGGGCAGTCCACGCTCGACGGGATTCTTCGGGCCACGAACATTCTCCTGGCCGGGCGGACGTTCGTCGTGGCGGGCTACGGCTGGTGCGGCCGGGGCGTCGCCTCGCGCGCCCGGGGCCTGGGCGCGAAGGTCGTGGTCACGGAGGTCGAACCCATCCGCGCGCTCGAAGCCACGATGGACGGTTTCGTCGTCCTGCCCATGGCGGAGGCCGCCCGGGCCGGCGACGTCTTCTGCACGCTCACCGGGAACAAGGGGGTGCTGCGCCGCGAGCACTTCCAGGCCATGAAGGACGGGGCCGTCGTCTGCAACTCCGGACACTTCAACGTGGAAATCGACCTGGACGACCTGCGGGCGCTCGCGCGGCAGGTCCGGCGGGGCGTTCGCGAGAACGTGGACCAGTACGTGCTCAAGGACGGCCGCTCGATCTATGTCCTCGGGGAAGGGCGCCTCGTGAACCTGGCCTGCGCCGAGGGCCATCCGGCCGCCGTCATGGACATGAGCTTCGCGACCCAGGCGCTCATGGCCGAGTGGTGCGTGAAAAACCGCGACCGGCTCAAGGTGGCGGTGCTCGACGTGCCCCGCGAGGTCGAGCAGACGGTGGCGCGGTTGAAGCTCCGCACGATGGGCGTCTCGATCGACGAGATGACCCCCGAGCAGCGGCGGTACGTGGCGGAGTGGCGCGAGGGGACGTAG
- a CDS encoding glycosyltransferase, with translation MPDSYRIAFVKDFLPVMRGAEKVLEAWCEVWPEAEIYALFHTRGALSPTIESRPIHTSFLQHFPAIHRRYPYYLPFMPSAVESFDLRGYDVVLSMSQCVAKGAITDALHVCYCLTPMRYVWDKVDDYFGTGLKRRFAAPLIRWLREWDLRSVPRVHRWLAISTEVRDRIRRRYGRESEIVFPPADDRFYTPADVPREDWYLYVGALVPYKRPDQAIEACRALGRRLKVIGTGTHERRIRALGHAEFLGWQPDEVVRDHYRRCRALLFPGEEDFGIVPVEAQLCGAPVIAYAKGGALDTVSPESGVLYRDSLVEAIRAFEARAFDPAACRARALAFSRDRHKREIRAAVERALETHRRGTLG, from the coding sequence ATGCCGGACTCCTACCGCATCGCCTTCGTCAAGGACTTCCTCCCCGTCATGCGGGGCGCGGAGAAGGTCCTGGAAGCCTGGTGCGAGGTCTGGCCGGAGGCCGAGATCTACGCCCTCTTTCACACCCGCGGCGCCCTCTCGCCCACCATCGAGTCCAGGCCCATCCACACGAGCTTTCTGCAGCACTTTCCGGCGATTCACCGGCGCTATCCGTACTACCTGCCCTTCATGCCGTCGGCGGTGGAGTCCTTCGACCTGCGGGGGTACGACGTCGTGCTCTCCATGAGCCAGTGCGTCGCCAAGGGCGCGATCACCGACGCGCTGCACGTGTGCTACTGCCTTACCCCCATGCGGTACGTCTGGGACAAGGTGGACGACTACTTCGGCACGGGCCTCAAGCGACGCTTCGCCGCTCCGCTCATCCGATGGCTCCGGGAGTGGGATCTTCGCAGCGTGCCGCGCGTTCACCGGTGGCTGGCTATTTCGACCGAGGTGCGCGACCGCATCCGCCGCCGGTACGGTCGCGAATCCGAGATCGTCTTTCCGCCGGCCGACGACCGCTTCTACACCCCGGCCGACGTCCCGCGCGAGGACTGGTATCTCTATGTGGGGGCGCTCGTTCCCTACAAACGGCCGGATCAGGCGATCGAGGCCTGCCGCGCTCTCGGCCGGCGCCTCAAGGTCATCGGAACGGGAACTCACGAGCGCCGGATCCGCGCCCTCGGACACGCCGAATTCCTGGGCTGGCAGCCCGACGAGGTCGTCCGGGATCACTACCGCCGCTGCCGGGCGCTGCTTTTCCCGGGCGAGGAGGATTTCGGGATCGTTCCCGTCGAGGCGCAGCTCTGCGGCGCGCCCGTCATCGCCTACGCGAAGGGCGGGGCGCTCGACACCGTGAGCCCGGAATCGGGCGTCCTGTACCGGGACTCGCTCGTCGAGGCCATTCGCGCCTTCGAGGCCCGCGCGTTCGATCCGGCCGCCTGCCGCGCGCGGGCCCTGGCGTTTTCCCGCGACCGTCATAAGCGCGAGATCCGCGCCGCCGTGGAGCGCGCCCTTGAAACGCACCGCCGCGGGACTCTAGGATAA